A stretch of Miscanthus floridulus cultivar M001 chromosome 13, ASM1932011v1, whole genome shotgun sequence DNA encodes these proteins:
- the LOC136499281 gene encoding WRKY transcription factor 44-like: protein MKSGKMQPHEKVVVLKPVASRPFSRFRPFPKVLQDFNATCSPTITIPEETELIRPKATQLASLPGNLPTQIAATIGARSDAISEEVEVNAEHFTCCERVTACQTAGRNGVRSRLSLDGYNWRKFGQKKVKGSEFPRSYYKCTHPSCPVKRKVETTVDGQIAEIVYSGEHNHLKPGKPCSPRKPLSSTSTKVVMCDMHGIDDTMQE from the exons ATGAA GTCAGGGAAGATGCAACCTCATGAGAAGGTTGTTGTTCTGAAGCCTGTGGCCTCCAGGCCTTTCTCCAGGTTCAGGCCCTTCCCAAAGGTTCTGCAAGACTTCAACGCCACTTGTTCCCCAACAATCACCATCCCAGAGGAGACTGAGCTAATCAGACCAAAAGCCACTCAGTTGGCATCGCTACCGGGTAATCTTCCAACACAGATAGCAGCAACGATA GGTGCCAGGTCGGATGCCATATCTGAGGAGGTGGAAGTCAATGCAGAGCATTTCACGTGTTGTGAGCGTGTAACAGCATGCCAAACTGCTGGGCGGAATGGTGTGCGCAGTCGTTTGTCGCTTGATGGGTATAACTGGAGGAAATTTGGGCAAAAGAAAGTGAAAGGCAGCGAGTTCCCACGGAGCTACTACAAGTGCACTCACCCTAGCTGCCCTGTGAAGAGGAAGGTGGAGACGACAGTAGATGGCCAAATTGCTGAGATTGTGTACAGTGGTGAACACAACCACCTGAAGCCAGGCAAGCCTTGTTCCCCCAGGAAGCCGTTGTCGTCGACAAGCACAAAGGTTGTGATGTGCGACATGCATGGTATTGACGATACGATGCAAGAGTAG
- the LOC136499668 gene encoding uncharacterized protein, whose amino-acid sequence MEGFSDVVASAWAFGLHNADYTTALPFDLSVAKKWTPHPAKGSLVIIVPSFHPNKGSAPTLNPQFPSQPPPSTTTRYPALPPRRSAASSSGAPASRAVDVARARAVAASRSVTRLQERRHHRRCLQERPLKRACTVRYPQAHAAQQLPVPSAAPRVAPFLMPRPRGRRRRCDVPSPRGAASLSSWPPGRAEPFVAAAGAVGCAGRRRMKTIMFQLLVLHREGLVGCRFCEMLVLNCRLTASTFLCIVRTHLCSEQQ is encoded by the exons ATGGAGGGCTTCAGCGATGTCGTCGCGTCGGCTTGGGCGTTCGGACTGCACAACGCTGACTACACCACCGCTTTACC ATTCGATCTGTCTGTCGCTAAAAAATGGACCCCACACCCAGCCAAGGGTAGCTTGGTAATTATTGTGCCATCCTTCCATCCAAATAAAGGGTCGGCACCAACCCTAAATCCCCAATTCCCATCTCAGCCGCCTCCATCCACCACTACACGCTACCCTGCTCTGCCACCGCGGCGGAGTGCCGCATCAAGCTCCGGGGCTCCTGCCTCCAGGGCCGTCGACGTCGCCCGCGCCAGGGCCGTCGCCGCCTCCAGGTCCGTCACCCGCCTCCAAGAAAGGCGCCACCACCGTCGCTGCCTCCAAGAACGGCCTCTGAAGCGCGCGTGCACAGTGCGCTACCCTCAAGCGCACGCGGCGCAGCAGCTGCCGGTGCCCTCAGCTGCCCCACGCGTGGCCCCCTTTCTGATGCCGCGGCCACGCGGAAGAAGGCGGAGGTGCGACGTCCCGAGCCCTCGTGGCGCAGCTAGCCTGAGCTCATGGCCGCCGGGACGAGCGGAGCCCTTCGTTG CCGCTGCCGGTGCTGTGGGATGTGCTGGTCGCCGTAGGATGAAGACAATCATGTTCCAGCTGCTGGTGCTGCACAGAGAGGGGCTCGTTGGCTGCCGGTTCTGCGAGATGCTTGTGCTGAACTGTCGACTCACGGCTTCTACTTTCCTGTGCATA GTACGTACACACCTCTGTTCAGAGCAGCAGTAG
- the LOC136499280 gene encoding NEDD8-specific protease 1-like, with protein MGSGSNSKEGEERVLTHSDVVLIRSDLAILRGPCFINDRIIAFYFAHLSASLQDDDDLLLLPPSIPYLLSNLPDSAAVAAVADPLRLASRRLVLLPVNDNPDASIAEGGSHWTLLILNNATSPSAPRFVHHDSLPGAPNLPVAARLADALRPLLPGSDSKRDTVPLIEGPTPRQTNGYDCGVYVMAIARALCAWWNNGHDHREGDWFQAVRREVDAHSVKAMRADLLQLINTLIQEKAKANSTSKGDTDPGSLQ; from the coding sequence ATGGGCTCTGGTTCCAACTCCAAGGAGGGAGAGGAGCGGGTGCTCACCCACAGTGACGTGGTGCTCATCCGCTCCGACCTTGCAATCCTTCGTGGGCCGTGCTTCATCAACGACCGCATCATCGCCTTCTACTTCGCACACCTCTCTGCCAGCCTCCAGGACGACGACGACCTCCTCTTGCTCCCGCCCTCCATCCCCTACCTCCTCTCCAACCTCCCTGACTCGGCCGCTGTCGCCGCCGTCGCTGACCCGCTCCGTCTCGCTTCCCGCCGCCTCGTGCTGCTCCCTGTCAACGACAACCCTGATGCCTCCATCGCTGAGGGTGGTTCCCACTGGACCCTCCTCATCCTTAACAATGCCACTAGCCCCTCCGCGCCCCGCTTTGTCCACCACGACAGCCTCCCTGGCGCGCCCAACCTCCCCGTCGCTGCCCGCCTCGCCGACGCACTCCGCCCCCTGCTGCCAGGCAGCGATTCCAAGAGGGACACTGTTCCGCTCATCGAGGGGCCCACCCCGAGGCAGACCAATGGCTATGACTGCGGTGTCTATGTCATGGCCATTGCCAGGGCTTTGTGCGCCTGGTGGAACAATGGCCACGATCACCGGGAAGGCGATTGGTTCCAGGCGGTGAGGAGGGAGGTGGACGCCCACAGCGTCAAGGCCATGAGGGCAGACTTGCTGCAGCTAATCAACACTCTCATCCAGGAGAAGGCCAAGGCCAATTCCACATCCAAGGGCGACACTGACCCAGGGTCATTACAATGA